One window of the Eucalyptus grandis isolate ANBG69807.140 chromosome 8, ASM1654582v1, whole genome shotgun sequence genome contains the following:
- the LOC104416947 gene encoding L-type lectin-domain containing receptor kinase IX.1, translating to MPLQSGYSLSFNISRFDPHATDMVYEGDARPNVGTIDFTSLTYSCHVGRAFYAEKLRLWDSASRRLTDFSTHFSFAIDTRNQSGYGAGLAFFLAPVGFQIPVNSVGGFLGLFNTTYSDSPSNQIVAVEFDPFANPEWDPPYEHVGININSIASAVTTPWNASFHSADTADAWIVYNSETKNMSVSWSYQTTPNPQENTSISYQIDLTTILPEEVMIGFSAATGYYIERHQLESWSFNSNLEVKQRQGNAKRTKLVVGLAVPLGVLLCGIAATSAILWRRRRRQGRSERLETANITSINDELERGAGPRRFSYTDLVSATNNFAAERKLGEGGFGAVYRGYLVGLDAVVAVKRISRGSKQGKKEFITEVKVISSLRHRNLVQLIGWCHEASEFLLVYELVPNGSLDTHLFGKKSPLGWAARYKISVGLASALLYLHEEWEQCVVHRDIKSSNVMLDSGFNVKLGDFGLARLMDHELGPQTTGLAGTFGYLAPEYVSTGRASKESDVYSFGVVALEIATGRKSVDPMYQSLEMSLVEWVWDLYGRGQVVEAMDERLQVDFDRKQVECLLVVGLWCAHPDRSLRPTIRQALQDLNFEAAVPVLPNKMPVAVYHAPLPPSVNSGEPVITSSIQEGR from the coding sequence ATGCCGCTTCAATCAGgatattctctttccttcaacATATCTCGGTTCGACCCGCACGCCACAGACATGGTCTATGAAGGCGACGCGAGGCCGAACGTTGGGACCATCGACTTCACCAGCCTCACTTACTCTTGCCATGTCGGCCGGGCATTTTACGCGGAGAAGCTGCGGCTCTGGGACTCCGCCTCTAGGAGGCTCACGGACTTCTCCACTCACTTCTCCTTCGCCATCGACACGCGGAACCAGTCGGGGTATGGGGCGGGCTTGGCCTTCTTCCTCGCCCCGGTCGGGTTCCAAATCCCGGTCAATTCTGTTGGTGGCTTCTTAGGCCTGTTCAACACCACGTACAGTGACTCGCCCTCAAACCAAATTGTCGCGGTCGAGTTTGACCCCTTTGCCAATCCCGAATGGGATCCTCCATATGAGCACGTCGGGATCAACATCAACTCCATCGCCTCGGCCGTGACCACCCCTTGGAACGCTAGCTTCCACAGCGCTGACACCGCTGATGCGTGGATTGTGTACAACTCCGAGACCAAGAACATGAGCGTTTCTTGGAGCTATCAGACTACGCCGAACCCACAAGAGAACACAAGTATTTCGTATCAGATTGATCTCACCACTATCTTGCCCGAGGAGGTGATGATCGGTTTCTCAGCTGCGACTGGCTATTACATTGAACGTCACCAGCTTGAATCTTGGTCCTTCAATTCAAACCTCGAAGTCAAGCAACGGCAAGGAAATGCAAAAAGGACAAAGTTGGTTGTCGGCTTAGCAGTTCCGCTGGGGGTCCTACTCTGCGGCATCGCAGCAACATCGGCAATCctctggaggaggaggaggaggcagggGAGGAGCGAGAGATTGGAGACGGCAAACATAACGTCCATAAATGACGAGCTTGAGAGAGGCGCCGGGCCACGGAGGTTTTCATACACAGACCTCGTTTCCGCCACCAACAACTTCGCCGCAGAGAGGAAGCTGGGCGAGGGTGGGTTCGGGGCAGTCTACAGGGGATATCTGGTTGGCCTGGATGCGGTGGTTGCGGTCAAGAGGATATCAAGAGGGTCTAAACAGGGGAAGAAGGAGTTCATCACCGAAGTGAAGGTGATCAGCAGCTTGAGGCACAGAAACTTGGTGCAACTCATAGGTTGGTGTCACGAGGCGAGCGAGTTCCTGCTCGTCTACGAGCTCGTGCCAAACGGGAGCCTTGACACGCACCTCTTCGGCAAGAAGAGCCCTCTAGGCTGGGCTGCCCGGTACAAGATTTCGGTCGGGCTTGCCTCTGCGCTCCTCTACCTCCACGAGGAGTGGGAGCAGTGCGTGGTGCACCGGGACATCAAGTCGAGCAACGTGATGCTGGACTCGGGGTTCAATGTCAAGCTCGGAGACTTCGGGCTGGCCCGTCTCATGGACCACGAGCTTGGGCCACAGACGACTGGGCTGGCCGGCACGTTCGGGTACTTGGCCCCGGAGTATGTGAGCACGGGGCGGGCAAGCAAGGAGTCCGACGTGTATAGCTTTGGGGTGGTTGCGCTCGAGATTGCGACGGGACGGAAGTCCGTCGACCCAATGTACCAATCCTTGGAAATGAGTTTGGTGGAGTGGGTGTGGGACCTTTATGGGAGAGGCCAGGTTGTCGAGGCCATGGATGAGAGGCTTCAAGTGGATTTCGACCGGAAACAAGTGGAGTGCTTGTTGGTGGTGGGCTTGTGGTGTGCTCATCCCGACCGAAGCCTGAGGCCCACCATAAGGCAGGCGCTTCAAGACCTCAATTTCGAGGCTGCGGTGCCGGTTCTTCCTAATAAAATGCCCGTCGCAGTGTACCACGCGCCGTTGCCACCGTCTGTCAACTCCGGCGAGCCAGTCATCACGAGTAGTATCCAAGAAGGTCGTTGA